In the Vitis vinifera cultivar Pinot Noir 40024 chromosome 2, ASM3070453v1 genome, one interval contains:
- the LOC100253287 gene encoding uncharacterized protein LOC100253287 isoform X2 — protein sequence MAATNTTPPIDSSSAEELTAKAVHKRYEGLVMVRTKAIKGKGAWYWAHLEPLLVHNNDTGLPKAVKLRCSLCEAVFSASNPSRTASEHLKRGTCPNFNSVPKPISSISPSSMASPSSSVQHNHRKRSSSSSGGGGGGVGGGGSSASYQVSPLAMVDPSRFCGELAYSPAVSTTVVTASTGSLLPQQHLMLSGGKEDLGALAMLEDSVKKLKSPKTSPGPALSKTQIDSAFDFLADWLYESCGSVSFSSLDHPKFRAFLNQVGLPAISRREFAGPRLDAKFEEAKAESEARIRDAMFFQIASDGWQPKHHGFLGAENLVNLTVNLPNGTSVFRRAVFVSGNVPPKYAEEVLWETITGICGNAVQQCVGVVADKFKAKALKNLENQNHWMVNLSCQYQGFNSLIKDFSKELPLFQKVTENCLKVANFVNNHSQVRNIFQKYQLQEYRHVELLRVPVREHEKLNFEPVYTMLEDILNSARALQLVLLDESYKIVSVEDPIAREFAEMGRDMRFWSELEAVHSLVKLIKEMAQEIETERPLVGQCLPLWNELRAKVKDWCSKFHIDEAPVEKVIDRRFKKNYHPAWAAAFILDPLYLIRDTSGKYLPPFKCLTPDQEKDVDKLITRLVSREEAHIALMELMKWRTDGLEPVYAQAVQLKERDPITGKMKTANPQSSRLVWETYLTEFKSLAKVAVRLIFLHATSCGFKCNLSFLRWVCANGHSRAGMYRAQKMIFIAAHSKLERRDFSNDEDKDAELLASTNGEDDVLNEVFVDSSSV from the coding sequence ATGGCGGCTACCAACACCACGCCACCCATTGACTCATCTTCTGCTGAAGAACTCACAGCGAAGGCTGTGCACAAGAGGTACGAAGGGTTGGTGATGGTTCGAACCAAGGCCATAAAGGGAAAGGGAGCTTGGTACTGGGCTCACCTAGAGCCCTTGTTGGTGCACAACAATGATACTGGTTTGCCCAAAGCCGTGAAGCTCAGGTGCTCGCTCTGCGAAGCCGTTTTCTCCGCGTCGAACCCGTCTCGGACGGCTTCGGAGCATCTCAAGAGAGGAACGTGTCCCAATTTCAATTCTGTGCCCAAACCCATTTCCTCAATATCACCTTCTTCCATGGCTTCGCCTTCTTCTTCGGTGCAACACAACCACCGTAAGCGTAGTAGCTCCTCCAGTGGTGGCGGTGGCGGTGGCGTGGGTGGGGGTGGTTCTTCTGCTTCGTACCAAGTTTCACCACTGGCGATGGTCGATCCGTCGCGATTCTGCGGTGAGCTGGCATACTCGCCGGCGGTGTCGACTACTGTTGTGACTGCCAGTACTGGGTCTTTGTTGCCTCAGCAGCATTTGATGTTATCAGGTGGAAAAGAGGACCTGGGAGCTTTAGCCATGTTGGAAGATAGTGTGAAGAAGCTCAAGAGTCCCAAAACTTCACCTGGCCCAGCTTTGAGCAAAACCCAGATTGATTCTGCTTTTGATTTTCTTGCTGATTGGCTCTATGAGTCTTGTGGGTCTGTCTCTTTCTCAAGCCTCGACCACCCGAAATTTCGGGCGTTTCTCAATCAAGTCGGATTGCCGGCGATTTCTCGGAGGGAGTTCGCTGGTCCTAGATTGGATGCCAAGTTCGAAGAAGCCAAGGCTGAGTCAGAAGCTAGAATTCGAGACGCCATGTTCTTTCAAATTGCCTCTGATGGTTGGCAACCAAAGCATCATGGGTTTCTGGGTGCAGAAAACTTGGTGAATTTAACTGTGAATCTCCCAAATGGGACTAGTGTTTTCAGGAGGGCAGTGTTTGTTAGTGGGAATGTTCCTCCCAAGTATGCGGAGGAGGTTTTGTGGGAGACAATTACAGGCATTTGCGGGAATGCTGTGCAGCAATGTGTAGGGGTAGTTGCAGACAAGTTTAAGGCCAAGGCATTGAAGAATTTAGAGAATCAGAATCATTGGATGGTTAATCTTTCTTGCCAGTATCAAGGGTTCAATAGTTTGATTAAGGATTTTAGCAAAGAGCTTCCTTTATTTCAGAAAGTCACTGAGAATTGTTTGAAGGTTGCAAATTTTGTTAATAACCACTCTCAAGTTCGTAACATCTTTCAGAAGTATCAGTTGCAGGAGTACAGGCATGTTGAATTACTAAGAGTACCAGTTCGAGAGCATGAGAAATTGAACTTTGAACCTGTGTACACAATGCTGGAGGATATATTGAATTCAGCTCGAGCACTACAGTTGGTTCTTTTAGATGAATCATATAAGATAGTATCAGTAGAGGACCCAATTGCCAGAGAATTTGCAGAGATGGGAAGAGATATGAGGTTTTGGAGTGAATTGGAAGCGGTGCATTCACTGGTTAAATTGATCAAGGAAATGGCTCAGGAAATTGAGACAGAAAGGCCACTAGTTGGGCAATGCCTCCCACTTTGGAATGAGCTTAGAGCAAAGGTGAAGGACTGGTGTTCCAAGTTCCACATTGATGAAGCGCCTGTGGAGAAGGTGATTGACAGGCGGTTCAAAAAGAACTATCACCCAGCTTGGGCCGCTGCCTTTATACTTGATCCACTTTATTTGATTAGGGACACTAGTGGGAAGTACCTTCCGCCATTCAAATGTTTGACACCCGATCAGGAGAAAGATGTGGACAAGCTCATAACTCGGCTTGTATCGAGGGAGGAGGCTCATATTGCGCTAATGGAGCTCATGAAATGGAGAACGGATGGGCTCGAACCAGTCTACGCGCAGGCTGTTCAGTTGAAGGAGAGGGACCCCATTACCGGAAAAATGAAAACTGCAAACCCTCAGAGCAGCAGGCTTGTGTGGGAAACTTACCTCACGGAGTTCAAGTCACTAGCAAAAGTTGCAGTTAGGCTTATCTTCCTTCATGCAACCTCATGTGGATTTAAGTGCAATTTGTCTTTCTTGAGATGGGTTTGCGCCAATGGGCACTCAAGGGCAGGCATGTACAGGGCTCAGAAGATGATATTCATTGCAGCCCATTCCAAGCTTGAAAGGCGGGATTTTTCCAATGATGAAGATAAGGATGCAGAGCTCTTGGCCTCCACAAATGGTGAGGATGATGTGCtaaatgaagtttttgttgaTTCATCCTCAGTGTAA
- the LOC100253287 gene encoding uncharacterized protein LOC100253287 isoform X1 encodes MAATNTTPPIDSSSAEELTAKAVHKRYEGLVMVRTKAIKGKGAWYWAHLEPLLVHNNDTGLPKAVKLRCSLCEAVFSASNPSRTASEHLKRGTCPNFNSVPKPISSISPSSMASPSSSVQHNHRKRSSSSSGGGGGGVGGGGSSASYQVSPLAMVDPSRFCGELAYSPAVSTTVVTASTGSLLPQQHLMLSGGKEDLGALAMLEDSVKKLKSPKTSPGPALSKTQIDSAFDFLADWLYESCGSVSFSSLDHPKFRAFLNQVGLPAISRREFAGPRLDAKFEEAKAESEARIRDAMFFQIASDGWQPKHHGFLGAENLVNLTVNLPNGTSVFRRAVFVSGNVPPKYAEEVLWETITGICGNAVQQCVGVVADKFKAKALKNLENQNHWMVNLSCQYQGFNSLIKDFSKELPLFQKVTENCLKVANFVNNHSQVRNIFQKYQLQEYRHVELLRVPVREHEKLNFEPVYTMLEDILNSARALQLVLLDESYKIVSVEDPIAREFAEMGRDMRFWSELEAVHSLVKLIKEMAQEIETERPLVGQCLPLWNELRAKVKDWCSKFHIDEAPVEKVIDRRFKKNYHPAWAAAFILDPLYLIRDTSGKYLPPFKCLTPDQEKDVDKLITRLVSREEAHIALMELMKWRTDGLEPVYAQAVQLKERDPITGKMKTANPQSSRLVWETYLTEFKSLAKVAVRLIFLHATSCGFKCNLSFLRWVCANGHSRAGMYRAQKMIFIAAHSKLERRDFSNDEDKDAELLASTNGEDDVLNEVFVDSSSVNNGQKYCWTGDAAIRCVIVNGDGCSMIKEELIEGIQGRT; translated from the exons ATGGCGGCTACCAACACCACGCCACCCATTGACTCATCTTCTGCTGAAGAACTCACAGCGAAGGCTGTGCACAAGAGGTACGAAGGGTTGGTGATGGTTCGAACCAAGGCCATAAAGGGAAAGGGAGCTTGGTACTGGGCTCACCTAGAGCCCTTGTTGGTGCACAACAATGATACTGGTTTGCCCAAAGCCGTGAAGCTCAGGTGCTCGCTCTGCGAAGCCGTTTTCTCCGCGTCGAACCCGTCTCGGACGGCTTCGGAGCATCTCAAGAGAGGAACGTGTCCCAATTTCAATTCTGTGCCCAAACCCATTTCCTCAATATCACCTTCTTCCATGGCTTCGCCTTCTTCTTCGGTGCAACACAACCACCGTAAGCGTAGTAGCTCCTCCAGTGGTGGCGGTGGCGGTGGCGTGGGTGGGGGTGGTTCTTCTGCTTCGTACCAAGTTTCACCACTGGCGATGGTCGATCCGTCGCGATTCTGCGGTGAGCTGGCATACTCGCCGGCGGTGTCGACTACTGTTGTGACTGCCAGTACTGGGTCTTTGTTGCCTCAGCAGCATTTGATGTTATCAGGTGGAAAAGAGGACCTGGGAGCTTTAGCCATGTTGGAAGATAGTGTGAAGAAGCTCAAGAGTCCCAAAACTTCACCTGGCCCAGCTTTGAGCAAAACCCAGATTGATTCTGCTTTTGATTTTCTTGCTGATTGGCTCTATGAGTCTTGTGGGTCTGTCTCTTTCTCAAGCCTCGACCACCCGAAATTTCGGGCGTTTCTCAATCAAGTCGGATTGCCGGCGATTTCTCGGAGGGAGTTCGCTGGTCCTAGATTGGATGCCAAGTTCGAAGAAGCCAAGGCTGAGTCAGAAGCTAGAATTCGAGACGCCATGTTCTTTCAAATTGCCTCTGATGGTTGGCAACCAAAGCATCATGGGTTTCTGGGTGCAGAAAACTTGGTGAATTTAACTGTGAATCTCCCAAATGGGACTAGTGTTTTCAGGAGGGCAGTGTTTGTTAGTGGGAATGTTCCTCCCAAGTATGCGGAGGAGGTTTTGTGGGAGACAATTACAGGCATTTGCGGGAATGCTGTGCAGCAATGTGTAGGGGTAGTTGCAGACAAGTTTAAGGCCAAGGCATTGAAGAATTTAGAGAATCAGAATCATTGGATGGTTAATCTTTCTTGCCAGTATCAAGGGTTCAATAGTTTGATTAAGGATTTTAGCAAAGAGCTTCCTTTATTTCAGAAAGTCACTGAGAATTGTTTGAAGGTTGCAAATTTTGTTAATAACCACTCTCAAGTTCGTAACATCTTTCAGAAGTATCAGTTGCAGGAGTACAGGCATGTTGAATTACTAAGAGTACCAGTTCGAGAGCATGAGAAATTGAACTTTGAACCTGTGTACACAATGCTGGAGGATATATTGAATTCAGCTCGAGCACTACAGTTGGTTCTTTTAGATGAATCATATAAGATAGTATCAGTAGAGGACCCAATTGCCAGAGAATTTGCAGAGATGGGAAGAGATATGAGGTTTTGGAGTGAATTGGAAGCGGTGCATTCACTGGTTAAATTGATCAAGGAAATGGCTCAGGAAATTGAGACAGAAAGGCCACTAGTTGGGCAATGCCTCCCACTTTGGAATGAGCTTAGAGCAAAGGTGAAGGACTGGTGTTCCAAGTTCCACATTGATGAAGCGCCTGTGGAGAAGGTGATTGACAGGCGGTTCAAAAAGAACTATCACCCAGCTTGGGCCGCTGCCTTTATACTTGATCCACTTTATTTGATTAGGGACACTAGTGGGAAGTACCTTCCGCCATTCAAATGTTTGACACCCGATCAGGAGAAAGATGTGGACAAGCTCATAACTCGGCTTGTATCGAGGGAGGAGGCTCATATTGCGCTAATGGAGCTCATGAAATGGAGAACGGATGGGCTCGAACCAGTCTACGCGCAGGCTGTTCAGTTGAAGGAGAGGGACCCCATTACCGGAAAAATGAAAACTGCAAACCCTCAGAGCAGCAGGCTTGTGTGGGAAACTTACCTCACGGAGTTCAAGTCACTAGCAAAAGTTGCAGTTAGGCTTATCTTCCTTCATGCAACCTCATGTGGATTTAAGTGCAATTTGTCTTTCTTGAGATGGGTTTGCGCCAATGGGCACTCAAGGGCAGGCATGTACAGGGCTCAGAAGATGATATTCATTGCAGCCCATTCCAAGCTTGAAAGGCGGGATTTTTCCAATGATGAAGATAAGGATGCAGAGCTCTTGGCCTCCACAAATGGTGAGGATGATGTGCtaaatgaagtttttgttgaTTCATCCTCAGT AAACAATGGACAAAAATATTGTTGGACTGGAGATGCCGCCATAAGATGCGTGATTGTTAATGGAGATGGTTGTAGCATGATTAAAGAGGAACTTATAGAAGGGATCCAAGGGAGgacttga
- the LOC100243038 gene encoding deoxyribodipyrimidine photo-lyase isoform X1, whose amino-acid sequence MASPSSALNKSSMVQQGRIRVLKEGSTPSGRDAGPVVYWMFRDQRLRDNWALIHAVDQANKANVPVAIAFNLFDQFLGAKARQLGFMLRGLRLLHRDLEQTLQIPFFLFQGEAIETIPNFLREYGASLLVTDFSPLREVQKWKEEICKRVGKKVSIHEVDAHNIVPTWVASEKLEYSARTIRGKINKLLPEYLIDFPTLQPPSIKWAGTNQSIDWDDLITEVLREGAEVPEIKWCESGENAAVEILMGSKNGFLTKRLKNYSTDRNNPLKPGALSGLSPYLHFGQISAQRCALEAKKNRKNCPQAVDVFLEELIVRRELADNFCFYQPRYNSLQGAWEWARKTLMDHASDKREHIYTKEQLENAQTADPLWNASQLEMVHYGKMHGFMRMYWAKKILEWTRGPEEALAISIYLNDKYEIDGRDPNGYVGCMWSICGVHDQGWQERQIFGKIRYMNYAGCKRKFDVDGYIAHVKRLVTETKKRKAESSLGKEAKELRV is encoded by the exons ATGGCCTCTCCATCTTCAGCCCTTAACAAATCGTCCATGGTTCAACAGGGAAGAATCAGGGTTTTGAAGGAAGGATCCACGCCGTCTGGTCGAGATGCGGGTCCCGTAGTCTACTGGATGTTTAGAGATCAACGGTTGAGAGACAACTGGGCATTGATCCACGCCGTTGATCAGGCCAACAAAGCCAATGTTCCTGTGGCTATAGCCTTCAATTTGTTCGATCAGTTCTTGGGGGCCAAAGCTCGGCAGTTAGGGTTTATGTTGAGAGGTTTGCGACTTCTCCATCGTGATCTCGAACAAACTCTTCAGATTCCGTTTTTCTTGTTTCAG GGGGAAGCCATAGAAACTATTCCCAATTTTCTTAGGGAATATGGAGCTTCACTTCTTGTAACGGACTTCTCACCTTTACGTGAAGTTCAGAAATGGAAAGAGGAAATTTGCAAGAGGGTGGGGAAAAAAGTGTCCATACATGAAGTTGATGCTCACAATATTGTGCCTACTTGGGTTGCATCCGAGAAATTGGAGTATAGTGCTAGGACAATAAGGGGTAAGATCAATAAACTGCTTCCTGAGTATCTCATTGATTTTCCAACATTACAACCTCCGAGTATAAAATGGGCTGGCACAAATCAGTCCATAGATTGGGATGACCTGATTACTGAAGTTTTGAG GGAAGGGGCAGAAGTCCCTGAAATCAAATGGTGTGAATCAGGAGAAAATGCAGCGGTGGAAATATTGATGGGAAGTAAAAATGGGTTCCTGACAAAGAGGTTGAAGAATTATTCTACAGACCGGAATAACCCATTAAAGCCTGGAGCGCTCTCTGGTCTCTCTCCATATTTGCATTTTGGACAAATATCTGCACAACGGTGTGCCTTAGAGGCAAAAAAAAATCGGAAAAATTGCCCTCAG GCAGTTGATGTGTTCTTGGAGGAGTTGATTGTGCGGAGGGAACTTGCTGATAACTTTTGCTTCTACCAGCCTCGATATAATTCATTACAGGGGGCATGGGAATGGGCGCGTAAGACCTTGATGGACCATGCCTCTGACAAGCGAGAACATATCTATAC GAAGGAGCAACTGGAGAATGCACAAACTGCCGATCCT CTCTGGAACGCTTCTCAGTTGGAGATGGTTCATTATGGGAAGATGCATGGTTTTATGCG GATGTATTGGGCAAAGAAGATCCTTGAATGGACCAGAGGACCTGAAGAAGCCCTTGcaatatcaatttatttgaacgaCAAG TATGAAATAGATGGGAGGGATCCAAATGGATATGTTGGCTGCATGTGGTCGATCTGTGGTGTTCATGACCAG GGTTGGCAAGAGCGACAGATATTTGGGAAAATTCGCTACATGAACTATGCAGGCTGCAAGAGGAAATTTGATGTTGATGGATACATTGCACATGTTAAGAGGCTAGTTACCGAAACCAAGAAGAGGAAAGCAGAAAGCTCTCTAGGTAAGGAAGCAAAAGAACTTCGCGTTTGA
- the LOC100253287 gene encoding uncharacterized protein LOC100253287 isoform X3, with product MAATNTTPPIDSSSAEELTAKAVHKRYEGLVMVRTKAIKGKGAWYWAHLEPLLVHNNDTGLPKAVKLRCSLCEAVFSASNPSRTASEHLKRGTCPNFNSVPKPISSISPSSMASPSSSVQHNHRKRSSSSSGGGGGGVGGGGSSASYQVSPLAMVDPSRFCGELAYSPAVSTTVVTASTGSLLPQQHLMLSGGKEDLGALAMLEDSVKKLKSPKTSPGPALSKTQIDSAFDFLADWLYESCGSVSFSSLDHPKFRAFLNQVGLPAISRREFAGPRLDAKFEEAKAESEARIRDAMFFQIASDGWQPKHHGFLGAENLVNLTVNLPNGTSVFRRAVFVSGNVPPKYAEEVLWETITGICGNAVQQCVGVVADKFKAKALKNLENQNHWMVNLSCQYQGFNSLIKDFSKELPLFQKVTENCLKVANFVNNHSQVRNIFQKYQLQEYRHVELLRVPVREHEKLNFEPVYTMLEDILNSARALQLVLLDESYKIVSVEDPIAREFAEMGRDMRFWSELEAVHSLVKLIKEMAQEIETERPLVGQCLPLWNELRAKVKDWCSKFHIDEAPVEKVIDRRFKKNYHPAWAAAFILDPLYLIRDTSGKYLPPFKCLTPDQEKDVDKLITRLVSREEAHIALMELMKWRTDGLEPVYAQAVQLKERDPITGKMKTANPQSSRLVWETYLTEFKSLAKVAVRLIFLHATSCGFKCNLSFLRWVCANGHSRAGMYRAQKMIFIAAHSKLERRDFSNDEDKDAELLASTNETMDKNIVGLEMPP from the exons ATGGCGGCTACCAACACCACGCCACCCATTGACTCATCTTCTGCTGAAGAACTCACAGCGAAGGCTGTGCACAAGAGGTACGAAGGGTTGGTGATGGTTCGAACCAAGGCCATAAAGGGAAAGGGAGCTTGGTACTGGGCTCACCTAGAGCCCTTGTTGGTGCACAACAATGATACTGGTTTGCCCAAAGCCGTGAAGCTCAGGTGCTCGCTCTGCGAAGCCGTTTTCTCCGCGTCGAACCCGTCTCGGACGGCTTCGGAGCATCTCAAGAGAGGAACGTGTCCCAATTTCAATTCTGTGCCCAAACCCATTTCCTCAATATCACCTTCTTCCATGGCTTCGCCTTCTTCTTCGGTGCAACACAACCACCGTAAGCGTAGTAGCTCCTCCAGTGGTGGCGGTGGCGGTGGCGTGGGTGGGGGTGGTTCTTCTGCTTCGTACCAAGTTTCACCACTGGCGATGGTCGATCCGTCGCGATTCTGCGGTGAGCTGGCATACTCGCCGGCGGTGTCGACTACTGTTGTGACTGCCAGTACTGGGTCTTTGTTGCCTCAGCAGCATTTGATGTTATCAGGTGGAAAAGAGGACCTGGGAGCTTTAGCCATGTTGGAAGATAGTGTGAAGAAGCTCAAGAGTCCCAAAACTTCACCTGGCCCAGCTTTGAGCAAAACCCAGATTGATTCTGCTTTTGATTTTCTTGCTGATTGGCTCTATGAGTCTTGTGGGTCTGTCTCTTTCTCAAGCCTCGACCACCCGAAATTTCGGGCGTTTCTCAATCAAGTCGGATTGCCGGCGATTTCTCGGAGGGAGTTCGCTGGTCCTAGATTGGATGCCAAGTTCGAAGAAGCCAAGGCTGAGTCAGAAGCTAGAATTCGAGACGCCATGTTCTTTCAAATTGCCTCTGATGGTTGGCAACCAAAGCATCATGGGTTTCTGGGTGCAGAAAACTTGGTGAATTTAACTGTGAATCTCCCAAATGGGACTAGTGTTTTCAGGAGGGCAGTGTTTGTTAGTGGGAATGTTCCTCCCAAGTATGCGGAGGAGGTTTTGTGGGAGACAATTACAGGCATTTGCGGGAATGCTGTGCAGCAATGTGTAGGGGTAGTTGCAGACAAGTTTAAGGCCAAGGCATTGAAGAATTTAGAGAATCAGAATCATTGGATGGTTAATCTTTCTTGCCAGTATCAAGGGTTCAATAGTTTGATTAAGGATTTTAGCAAAGAGCTTCCTTTATTTCAGAAAGTCACTGAGAATTGTTTGAAGGTTGCAAATTTTGTTAATAACCACTCTCAAGTTCGTAACATCTTTCAGAAGTATCAGTTGCAGGAGTACAGGCATGTTGAATTACTAAGAGTACCAGTTCGAGAGCATGAGAAATTGAACTTTGAACCTGTGTACACAATGCTGGAGGATATATTGAATTCAGCTCGAGCACTACAGTTGGTTCTTTTAGATGAATCATATAAGATAGTATCAGTAGAGGACCCAATTGCCAGAGAATTTGCAGAGATGGGAAGAGATATGAGGTTTTGGAGTGAATTGGAAGCGGTGCATTCACTGGTTAAATTGATCAAGGAAATGGCTCAGGAAATTGAGACAGAAAGGCCACTAGTTGGGCAATGCCTCCCACTTTGGAATGAGCTTAGAGCAAAGGTGAAGGACTGGTGTTCCAAGTTCCACATTGATGAAGCGCCTGTGGAGAAGGTGATTGACAGGCGGTTCAAAAAGAACTATCACCCAGCTTGGGCCGCTGCCTTTATACTTGATCCACTTTATTTGATTAGGGACACTAGTGGGAAGTACCTTCCGCCATTCAAATGTTTGACACCCGATCAGGAGAAAGATGTGGACAAGCTCATAACTCGGCTTGTATCGAGGGAGGAGGCTCATATTGCGCTAATGGAGCTCATGAAATGGAGAACGGATGGGCTCGAACCAGTCTACGCGCAGGCTGTTCAGTTGAAGGAGAGGGACCCCATTACCGGAAAAATGAAAACTGCAAACCCTCAGAGCAGCAGGCTTGTGTGGGAAACTTACCTCACGGAGTTCAAGTCACTAGCAAAAGTTGCAGTTAGGCTTATCTTCCTTCATGCAACCTCATGTGGATTTAAGTGCAATTTGTCTTTCTTGAGATGGGTTTGCGCCAATGGGCACTCAAGGGCAGGCATGTACAGGGCTCAGAAGATGATATTCATTGCAGCCCATTCCAAGCTTGAAAGGCGGGATTTTTCCAATGATGAAGATAAGGATGCAGAGCTCTTGGCCTCCACAAATG AAACAATGGACAAAAATATTGTTGGACTGGAGATGCCGCCATAA
- the LOC100243038 gene encoding deoxyribodipyrimidine photo-lyase isoform X2 — protein MASPSSALNKSSMVQQGRIRVLKEGSTPSGRDAGPVVYWMFRDQRLRDNWALIHAVDQANKANVPVAIAFNLFDQFLGAKARQLGFMLRGLRLLHRDLEQTLQIPFFLFQGEAIETIPNFLREYGASLLVTDFSPLREVQKWKEEICKRVGKKVSIHEVDAHNIVPTWVASEKLEYSARTIRGAEVPEIKWCESGENAAVEILMGSKNGFLTKRLKNYSTDRNNPLKPGALSGLSPYLHFGQISAQRCALEAKKNRKNCPQAVDVFLEELIVRRELADNFCFYQPRYNSLQGAWEWARKTLMDHASDKREHIYTKEQLENAQTADPLWNASQLEMVHYGKMHGFMRMYWAKKILEWTRGPEEALAISIYLNDKYEIDGRDPNGYVGCMWSICGVHDQGWQERQIFGKIRYMNYAGCKRKFDVDGYIAHVKRLVTETKKRKAESSLGKEAKELRV, from the exons ATGGCCTCTCCATCTTCAGCCCTTAACAAATCGTCCATGGTTCAACAGGGAAGAATCAGGGTTTTGAAGGAAGGATCCACGCCGTCTGGTCGAGATGCGGGTCCCGTAGTCTACTGGATGTTTAGAGATCAACGGTTGAGAGACAACTGGGCATTGATCCACGCCGTTGATCAGGCCAACAAAGCCAATGTTCCTGTGGCTATAGCCTTCAATTTGTTCGATCAGTTCTTGGGGGCCAAAGCTCGGCAGTTAGGGTTTATGTTGAGAGGTTTGCGACTTCTCCATCGTGATCTCGAACAAACTCTTCAGATTCCGTTTTTCTTGTTTCAG GGGGAAGCCATAGAAACTATTCCCAATTTTCTTAGGGAATATGGAGCTTCACTTCTTGTAACGGACTTCTCACCTTTACGTGAAGTTCAGAAATGGAAAGAGGAAATTTGCAAGAGGGTGGGGAAAAAAGTGTCCATACATGAAGTTGATGCTCACAATATTGTGCCTACTTGGGTTGCATCCGAGAAATTGGAGTATAGTGCTAGGACAATAAGGG GGGCAGAAGTCCCTGAAATCAAATGGTGTGAATCAGGAGAAAATGCAGCGGTGGAAATATTGATGGGAAGTAAAAATGGGTTCCTGACAAAGAGGTTGAAGAATTATTCTACAGACCGGAATAACCCATTAAAGCCTGGAGCGCTCTCTGGTCTCTCTCCATATTTGCATTTTGGACAAATATCTGCACAACGGTGTGCCTTAGAGGCAAAAAAAAATCGGAAAAATTGCCCTCAG GCAGTTGATGTGTTCTTGGAGGAGTTGATTGTGCGGAGGGAACTTGCTGATAACTTTTGCTTCTACCAGCCTCGATATAATTCATTACAGGGGGCATGGGAATGGGCGCGTAAGACCTTGATGGACCATGCCTCTGACAAGCGAGAACATATCTATAC GAAGGAGCAACTGGAGAATGCACAAACTGCCGATCCT CTCTGGAACGCTTCTCAGTTGGAGATGGTTCATTATGGGAAGATGCATGGTTTTATGCG GATGTATTGGGCAAAGAAGATCCTTGAATGGACCAGAGGACCTGAAGAAGCCCTTGcaatatcaatttatttgaacgaCAAG TATGAAATAGATGGGAGGGATCCAAATGGATATGTTGGCTGCATGTGGTCGATCTGTGGTGTTCATGACCAG GGTTGGCAAGAGCGACAGATATTTGGGAAAATTCGCTACATGAACTATGCAGGCTGCAAGAGGAAATTTGATGTTGATGGATACATTGCACATGTTAAGAGGCTAGTTACCGAAACCAAGAAGAGGAAAGCAGAAAGCTCTCTAGGTAAGGAAGCAAAAGAACTTCGCGTTTGA